TAAGTAAAATGGATATAGCAAAAAATTGCAAATCCTAATCAAATTTAGCACATTCAAACCATCAGCAAATTAATTGAAGTGggatataattcaaaatgcaGCAGCATAGAGATTCATATTTGCTCACATATATCTGTATACAAATCAAACCATATGTGGAATCAGTTCTTCCGTTTGCAATTACAATTATATGCGAAAACGCAGAAATAGTATTATCTATCAATTCGATGGAGTATAAATACTCAATCAAGTAAcgagaaaaatcaaataaaaaaaaatcgctGTGAAAATTCTTAGTTATCTGCACAATTGAGCGGTTCATAAGCAAATTCACGCCCAAAGTAATGACAAATTGAAACTTGCAGAACGTAACACCAGAAATTGAAACGGTTTTTGaagatttggaaaaaaattcaCGAAAACTTACTGCGCCGATGAAGGAGGTGTAGGAGCTTTCAGCGAAAGTTTTCAATATGTTAGTCGAAGTAAAAATGCATTTTGCCAACttgacaataaaattaaacataacaCTATATGTATAATATGTGAAAAAATACCACAAATAATGTAGccttttttaacttttcagAAAGAAGTCAATAATAATGGTATGAAATAAAAACCATGTTCTAATTTTACGGAGTACTAATAATTCTAATGGAGTTCATGTTCTTAATCCCAAAACTCCAATTAAACTAGCTACTCATTTGCattagtttaaaatattttagttttatttaagGTGTCTTCCAAAGGTTTGACTAGGTATACCTACTCAAATATACTCTATTTGCATAGATATGATGCATCTATGTCGATGATGCTAATATATTTTGGAAAGTGATAAGAAGTCGCAATGATTAGAAAAATCATGTCTTATCACCATTCTCCTTTGACAcatcaatattttatcattcagTTTATAAACATGTATAAGGggaaacaaactaaaaataataaaaataagcttTAATGGTTACGTGCCCAAATTTCTTCGATCATATCATGTTGAAATCGAGGATGGGCTTATTATTCGCACATTGTAGTCGTTGCCGCTAGAATCTCATTAAAGTCGCGCGGAAAAGAGATTAGAGTTGAAAGGTGATagtaatgaaataataacggggtgtatttatagagtgaaATATGAGGGGAAACACAAAATTCGTAGGGCGTGTGCAATAGTGGACGATCGTGCGCCCGAATGATCGGTCGACTAATTGGGTTCATCCACTATTGTGTATGCCCTAAAATCATACCATAAACACTacagtatttttttcattttttcaaaataatgtCGATAATAGTGGTATATTGCAAAGTCGAGTCCATTCGAAAACGTTTTACTAACTAAGTTGCATCGACCATAACCAATTAATAAAAGGGTCTGGCCGGGCTGACTAGTTGGGTTTAAAGCTCAAGGGTTTTTAGCTTCCCAACAAGGGGGTTTACACAAACTCAATTGGGTTTAGGGTTCTTCAAAACTACGGCCTTTGATCTCAATTGTTCTTCAAACTCAATTGTCATTCAAAACTACGGTCTTTGACCTCAATTCGCGGATTCCTGAATCACAGAAACGATTTTATCGGCAAATGTGTGGAGAGATTGAAATTGTTCGATGCTGGTATCTACAATTAGGTCAGCATCTCGCCTAAATCTCTCCAGATATCTCCAATTTATTCGATTGCAATCAGTTCCTTCGCTAGCTCATTCCACTCCTTATTTTTCGGATTCCGGCTCCGAGGAGCTGAATTCCGGCTCGGAGAATGATGTTGCCGTAACTAATCACGGCGGGAATGAGAATTGTTTGGGATTGAGTTCACGCGATGTCGTTCAGATTCTGCAGAATATGCAATCGGAACCGGATTATGCGTTATCCTTTTTTAACCAGCTGAAGGAGAGGGGATTTCAGCACGATACAGGAAGTTACTTGGCTATGATCAAGTTACTCTGCCATTGCCGCTTGGACCAAAAATTGGAGTCTTTGTTTAAGGATGTTGTGAAATTGAAAGGGgggaatttttgttttgaggtATCGGAGTTGTTGGATGCAATTGGTGAGGAGGTGAAGGCTGCTGGTGGGCGTAGCTCCCTGATTCGGGCGCTTGATGCCATGGTTAAGAGCTACGCTGGTTTAGAAATGTTCGATGAGGCGATTGAGACTCTGTTTGTGACTAGAAGGCACGGTGTTCGGCCGTGTGTGTCGTTGTGTAACTTTTTGATGAATAGGTTAGTTGGGCGTGGGAAAGTGGACATGGCTGTTGCTATCTATAGACAGCTGAAGAATATTGAGGTGGAGCCAAATGTATATACTTTTGGGATTGTAGTTAAGGCGTATTGTCGAATGGGGAGTTTGGGAGAAGCTGCTGACGTGTTTTTTGAGATGGAGGAGGCTGGGGTGGTGCCTAATTGTTTTGCCTGTACAGCTTATCTAAAAGCACTCTGCAGTCATGGCCGGTCAAGCTTAGCGTATCAGTTTTTACAAGCTTGGGATGCCAAAGGTGTCCCTGTGGATGTTTATGCTTATACTATTGTAATTCAAGGCTTTGTTAGTCAGAAGAATCTGAAAGAGGCGGAAATGGTATTACTTGACATGGAGGAACATGCGATAGTGCCTAGCAAAGTTAGCTATCACGCTTTAATCCGGGGGTATTGTGATTCTGGGGATATCGTTCGAGCCTTGGGTATCCATGATGAGATGGAGAAAAAGGGTTTCAGAACTAATTGCTGGATACTCTCTTCGATTCTTCAGTGCTTGTGCCTGAAAGGCATGTATTCTGAAGCAATAAACTGGTTTGTTAACTCTAAGAAGCTGGGCATCTTTCTCGATGAAGTCATATATAATGTTGTTATTGATGCTTTGTGCAAAATGGGCAAGTTAGATGATGCAAAAAGATTGTTGGATGAGATGAAGTATAAGAAACTCAGGCCAGATATTGTGCATTATACGACATTGATAAATGGTCACTGTCTAAAAGGAAATATTTTTGATGCTGTGCGTTTATCTGTGGAAATGAAACAAAGCGGCCTTAGAGCTGATATTGTTACTTATAATGTCCTTGCTGGTGGGTTGTCTAGAAACGGACTGCTGGATGAGGTGTGTTCACTGCTTAAAGTGATGAATGATCAAGGCTTGACTCCCAGCAGAGTCacgcacaacatgattattgAAGGCCTTTGCTTAGCGAGGAAAGTGAAAGAAGCAAAAACATATTTCATGAATCTGGGAGAAAAGAGCATAGAAAATTATTCTTCCTTGGTGAATGGTTACTGCAAATCAGGCAAGGTGATCGAGGGCTTTAAAGTTTTTTGTGAATTGTTTAACATAGGCATACTTATAAGTAGGAATTCATGTGCAACACTTATTAACAGCCTTTGTGTGGAAAAGGAATATAAAAAAGCTATTGTAGTTTTTCAGGATATGCTTTCTACTGATGATGGCCCTAATACATCGATATGCACCAATATTATAGCTGCTCTTTGCCACGCTAGAGACATGGAAAATGCCCGATGGGCATTTGACCAAATGGTCGGTAGGGGATTAACTCCCGATGCAATTATCTACACCATTATTATGAATGGATATTGTCGAGTGAACCGCCTGCAGGAAGCCTTTGATCTTTTAAGTGATATGAAGGCAAGGGGCATGAATCCTGACATTATAACATATACGGTATTGGCTGATGGGCTGAATAAAATAACTCTGAAAGAAAATCGATCTAGGAAACGTTCAGAAGGAAACAAGATGGTAAAACAGGAACCTTCAACCTTTTTGTGTGATGTGAAGGAGATGGGATTAAAGCCTGATGTCATTTGCTACACAGCACTGATTGACAGTCATTGCAAGTCAGGGAACCTTCAAGATGCTGTTTCCCTTTTCAATCAATTGATTGATCAAGGTTTACTACCTGATATCGTTGCATACACAGCCCTCATTTCTGGTTATTGCAAGCAGGGAAATCTGGGCAAGGTTTCAACTCTTGTGAATGAGATGTTATCCAACGGAATGCGACCAGATGACCGCATTATGGCAGCATTGTATGATGGTATCATGAAAGCAAAGAAACTGCAGTTTCAGCGGTAAATTTTCCCAAATTCCCCTTGGTAGGACTTATGTTTCCCCTTTTTGTATGCTGAACTAGGATTAAGATTTGCATAACCTCTCTTCTTCCATTAGATGTTTATAAATTAGAGCAccacatattttcttatttagaaCAATGgcaaaaaatcacatgttgtTTATGCCCCTCTTCTATTTATCTAACAACAAGCCAAATAGCCACAATTGTTATATTTAAACTGCTTGTTTGATCAAGCTGcataatttagttattaattttcatattacaTATCAGGTCTAGTATCAGCCCTTGATAGAGCCAAATTCTGGGAAATTAATACCCTCGGCCATGTGAACTAGGTTCAAGACAGGAGATCTGATCCACTATCCAACAGATTGCTTGTTCTGTCATTATTTTTTGCTCTGTCCTCTTTGGCCCTACTTAACTAGTAGTAATACTTAACGAAACTCATTTGAAGCCAAATGTGAAACATGCACATTGTCTATCATAGATATCTTTCCCTTTCCTGTAGGATACTTTACTTGGATGGGCTCTCATGAGCTAGTGGTTTATTTTACATAAGATTGTATGTTCTTATttcatagtagtactattttaacaACTCAGAGGGTGTTTGACTGAGCTTATAAGCTCCTTAAAACACTCTAGAAGTATAAGCTCCTGAACTACATATACGCTTTGAAAATAGGTGCAACTtgatttgacatttttctgtGCTTGGGTTTATCAGGAAATATTCTGATTCCCACTCGGTGAATGCTTCATGGATATTTATCCTGTAGGCAAAACCGCAAAAGTAATCACAAGCTTGGTCCAGCTATGCTACAACTGCATGCGCTGGCATTAAAGGTCAGTTGTTAAAATACTTGGAATTTTAAAACTGAATCTCATCACGTTTTATCTCTAAGAATTTGTTTGATTCAAACTGGAAAAGCATCATACATTGGCATTTCGAAATTCGAATGATAGTTTTGATCAGAACAgcataatatctttttccGTAGGTCCAGAATAGCAGTAATAACACCTACTCCGTCCATCCCTATCGCATATCGGTCGATTAGAAGTATTTCTCTATGGCTTCTTAATGTGGTATTTGTGTCAGGAAAACTTGGTACTGAGATAACTCAAGATCTGGGAACAGAATTCCAGGCATCCGGCTATTGATTTCATCGGAATATACTTGACTCACTCTGTTTCAGGTAATCCTTTTTGAACTTCAGACAACACGCTTAAATTAGCATTATAACACACCTGCTCCGATTAAATAAAGTCCATGTACACAGTACACTATCTGACTCTTCTCAATTTCTTCAagaaattactccctccgtcccacatttggagtcacttattgttatggctcggattttaagaaagagttgaagtgtgtaataaataaagtgagatggtagactgtgtaataaatgaagtgagatggtggagttggttgaaggtgggtcccttttgacttttgatttttgttttgatttattttaatgtagataatggcatttttatgtaattttgatgaagaatgtggtaaaattgtatgaccaaatatggaaaattttaaaagtgactcttaaactggggcagagttttatggcaaaaagtgactcttaatctgggacgTAGGGAGTATTACTGTAGTTGTCCTTTTGTTTTTGGCTCGTGGAGTTGGGAGTGGATGTTTTTCCACTCAATTGTTTCCAGTTTAAATGACTAGTAGTATCTAAATTTCCGTCACTGTACACTTGCTACTATTTCTCTGTTTCAGATCGATTGTAAATTTACGTACAGCACTTGATCAGAGAAGATTGTGCAAGTTTGAGCTATGTAGCTTCGGCTTCAAGTACGATTCATCAATTCTATTCTAGCTACTCCAATCCATTCATGCATGGAAGTTTCAAAGAACAGCTTCTGGAAACATAAATTCCTACAAATTCAGTATCTCTATACTGCCACTAACGTCGTGGTGTGGTGTGGTGTTTGTCGATAAAATCTCACTTCACAGTTTGTTTCATATCCATGCAGTGGTGCTGCTTGGACAT
The genomic region above belongs to Salvia hispanica cultivar TCC Black 2014 chromosome 3, UniMelb_Shisp_WGS_1.0, whole genome shotgun sequence and contains:
- the LOC125214442 gene encoding pentatricopeptide repeat-containing protein At2g26790, mitochondrial-like isoform X3, translating into MLVSTIRSASRLNLSRYLQFIRLQSVPSLAHSTPYFSDSGSEELNSGSENDVAVTNHGGNENCLGLSSRDVVQILQNMQSEPDYALSFFNQLKERGFQHDTGSYLAMIKLLCHCRLDQKLESLFKDVVKLKGGNFCFEVSELLDAIGEEVKAAGGRSSLIRALDAMVKSYAGLEMFDEAIETLFVTRRHGVRPCVSLCNFLMNRLVGRGKVDMAVAIYRQLKNIEVEPNVYTFGIVVKAYCRMGSLGEAADVFFEMEEAGVVPNCFACTAYLKALCSHGRSSLAYQFLQAWDAKGVPVDVYAYTIVIQGFVSQKNLKEAEMVLLDMEEHAIVPSKVSYHALIRGYCDSGDIVRALGIHDEMEKKGFRTNCWILSSILQCLCLKGMYSEAINWFVNSKKLGIFLDEVIYNVVIDALCKMGKLDDAKRLLDEMKYKKLRPDIVHYTTLINGHCLKGNIFDAVRLSVEMKQSGLRADIVTYNVLAGGLSRNGLLDEVCSLLKVMNDQGLTPSRVTHNMIIEGLCLARKVKEAKTYFMNLGEKSIENYSSLVNGYCKSGKVIEGFKVFCELFNIGILISRNSCATLINSLCVEKEYKKAIVVFQDMLSTDDGPNTSICTNIIAALCHARDMENARWAFDQMVGRGLTPDAIIYTIIMNGYCRVNRLQEAFDLLSDMKARGMNPDIITYTVLADGLNKITLKENRSRKRSEGNKMVKQEPSTFLCDVKEMGLKPDVICYTALIDSHCKEIWARFQLL
- the LOC125214442 gene encoding pentatricopeptide repeat-containing protein At2g26790, mitochondrial-like isoform X1 — encoded protein: MLVSTIRSASRLNLSRYLQFIRLQSVPSLAHSTPYFSDSGSEELNSGSENDVAVTNHGGNENCLGLSSRDVVQILQNMQSEPDYALSFFNQLKERGFQHDTGSYLAMIKLLCHCRLDQKLESLFKDVVKLKGGNFCFEVSELLDAIGEEVKAAGGRSSLIRALDAMVKSYAGLEMFDEAIETLFVTRRHGVRPCVSLCNFLMNRLVGRGKVDMAVAIYRQLKNIEVEPNVYTFGIVVKAYCRMGSLGEAADVFFEMEEAGVVPNCFACTAYLKALCSHGRSSLAYQFLQAWDAKGVPVDVYAYTIVIQGFVSQKNLKEAEMVLLDMEEHAIVPSKVSYHALIRGYCDSGDIVRALGIHDEMEKKGFRTNCWILSSILQCLCLKGMYSEAINWFVNSKKLGIFLDEVIYNVVIDALCKMGKLDDAKRLLDEMKYKKLRPDIVHYTTLINGHCLKGNIFDAVRLSVEMKQSGLRADIVTYNVLAGGLSRNGLLDEVCSLLKVMNDQGLTPSRVTHNMIIEGLCLARKVKEAKTYFMNLGEKSIENYSSLVNGYCKSGKVIEGFKVFCELFNIGILISRNSCATLINSLCVEKEYKKAIVVFQDMLSTDDGPNTSICTNIIAALCHARDMENARWAFDQMVGRGLTPDAIIYTIIMNGYCRVNRLQEAFDLLSDMKARGMNPDIITYTVLADGLNKITLKENRSRKRSEGNKMVKQEPSTFLCDVKEMGLKPDVICYTALIDSHCKSGNLQDAVSLFNQLIDQGLLPDIVAYTALISGYCKQGNLGKVSTLVNEMLSNGMRPDDRIMAALYDGIMKAKKLQFQRKYSDSHSVNASWIFIL
- the LOC125214442 gene encoding pentatricopeptide repeat-containing protein At2g26790, mitochondrial-like isoform X2 → MLVSTIRSASRLNLSRYLQFIRLQSVPSLAHSTPYFSDSGSEELNSGSENDVAVTNHGGNENCLGLSSRDVVQILQNMQSEPDYALSFFNQLKERGFQHDTGSYLAMIKLLCHCRLDQKLESLFKDVVKLKGGNFCFEVSELLDAIGEEVKAAGGRSSLIRALDAMVKSYAGLEMFDEAIETLFVTRRHGVRPCVSLCNFLMNRLVGRGKVDMAVAIYRQLKNIEVEPNVYTFGIVVKAYCRMGSLGEAADVFFEMEEAGVVPNCFACTAYLKALCSHGRSSLAYQFLQAWDAKGVPVDVYAYTIVIQGFVSQKNLKEAEMVLLDMEEHAIVPSKVSYHALIRGYCDSGDIVRALGIHDEMEKKGFRTNCWILSSILQCLCLKGMYSEAINWFVNSKKLGIFLDEVIYNVVIDALCKMGKLDDAKRLLDEMKYKKLRPDIVHYTTLINGHCLKGNIFDAVRLSVEMKQSGLRADIVTYNVLAGGLSRNGLLDEVCSLLKVMNDQGLTPSRVTHNMIIEGLCLARKVKEAKTYFMNLGEKSIENYSSLVNGYCKSGKDMLSTDDGPNTSICTNIIAALCHARDMENARWAFDQMVGRGLTPDAIIYTIIMNGYCRVNRLQEAFDLLSDMKARGMNPDIITYTVLADGLNKITLKENRSRKRSEGNKMVKQEPSTFLCDVKEMGLKPDVICYTALIDSHCKSGNLQDAVSLFNQLIDQGLLPDIVAYTALISGYCKQGNLGKVSTLVNEMLSNGMRPDDRIMAALYDGIMKAKKLQFQRKYSDSHSVNASWIFIL